A part of Caviibacter abscessus genomic DNA contains:
- a CDS encoding glycoside hydrolase family 88 protein produces MKLSEEAKTKYSKEYVLENEIIYSALHNALSKIDKNLSSFINQFPRPASVNNIYPGILNGGECDDWTSGFWTGILWLAYEITKDERYKSVADFQLISYKERIENKVAVDHHDLGFLYTPSVVANYRITKSEVAKYTGVLAAQHLITRFREKGEFIQAWGKLDEPNDYRLIIDCNLNVPLLFWASEATGDNKYKEIAQKHLNTAANVVVRENGSTFHTYYFDYDTGKPKKGVTAQGKSDDSTWARGQAWGVYGFALAYKYLRDDKFIDLYKKVTNVFLSKLPKNNVCYWDLDFDDSSNEPRDASSIPIVVCGILEMAKYLPKDDEDQKIYMNAVKIMMKSLIENYTTKDMDYSNALLKESVYSKPHNIGVNESCIWGDYFYMEALVRLLKPDWEVYW; encoded by the coding sequence ATGAAGTTAAGCGAGGAAGCAAAGACGAAATATTCAAAAGAATATGTACTTGAAAATGAAATAATATATTCTGCATTACATAATGCTTTAAGTAAAATTGATAAAAATTTAAGCTCATTTATAAATCAATTTCCAAGACCTGCAAGTGTTAATAATATCTATCCTGGAATTTTAAATGGTGGAGAATGTGATGACTGGACAAGTGGATTTTGGACAGGAATATTATGGTTAGCTTATGAAATAACAAAAGATGAAAGATATAAAAGCGTTGCAGATTTTCAACTTATTTCATATAAAGAAAGAATAGAAAATAAAGTTGCAGTAGATCACCATGATTTAGGATTTTTATACACTCCATCAGTTGTTGCAAATTATAGAATAACGAAAAGTGAAGTTGCAAAATATACAGGAGTTCTAGCAGCACAACATTTAATTACAAGATTTAGAGAAAAGGGTGAGTTTATACAAGCTTGGGGAAAATTAGATGAGCCAAATGACTATAGATTAATAATAGATTGTAATTTAAATGTACCTTTACTTTTCTGGGCATCAGAAGCAACAGGAGATAATAAATATAAAGAAATTGCACAAAAACATTTAAATACAGCTGCAAATGTTGTAGTTAGAGAAAATGGTTCAACTTTCCATACATATTATTTTGATTATGATACAGGTAAACCTAAAAAAGGAGTAACGGCTCAGGGAAAATCTGATGATTCAACTTGGGCAAGAGGTCAAGCATGGGGAGTATATGGATTTGCATTAGCATATAAATACTTAAGAGATGATAAATTTATTGATTTATATAAAAAGGTTACAAATGTATTTTTAAGTAAATTACCTAAAAATAATGTTTGTTATTGGGATTTAGATTTTGATGATAGTTCAAATGAACCAAGAGATGCTTCATCAATTCCAATTGTTGTTTGTGGAATTTTAGAAATGGCAAAATATCTTCCTAAAGACGATGAAGATCAAAAAATATATATGAATGCAGTAAAAATTATGATGAAATCGCTTATCGAAAACTATACTACAAAAGACATGGACTATTCAAATGCCTTACTTAAGGAATCAGTTTACAGTAAACCGCATAATATAGGTGTTAATGAAAGTTGCATTTGGGGAGATTACTTCTATATGGAAGCTCTTGTAAGACTTTTAAAACCTGATTGGGAGGTTTACTGGTAA